From one Streptomyces sp. NBC_01478 genomic stretch:
- a CDS encoding haloalkane dehalogenase translates to MTASQVTRVLDSTISHRESGTGAPIVFLHGNPTSSHLWRNVLPGVTSGRLLAPDLIGMGASGKPAIAYDFADQARYLDAWFDALGLRDVVLVGHDWGGALAFDWAARHPDRVRGIAFTETIVKPMSWEEFPEGGRELFRAIKTAGVGEAMILDENAFIEQALPAASATPLTPADLAVYREPYPTRESRRPLLRWARSMPLGGEPADVVSRIEAYDRWLKSSADVPKLLLTFAPGPGAMMHEGVISWCAANIAGLETEHSDAVAGHHTPEDRPEVIAAAISAWVERHQLVADTA, encoded by the coding sequence GTGACGGCCTCGCAGGTGACGCGGGTCCTCGACTCGACCATCTCCCACCGGGAGTCCGGCACCGGAGCACCGATCGTCTTCCTGCACGGCAACCCGACCTCGTCGCACCTGTGGCGGAACGTCCTGCCGGGGGTGACGTCCGGGCGCCTGCTGGCACCCGACCTCATCGGCATGGGCGCGTCGGGCAAGCCCGCCATCGCCTACGACTTCGCCGACCAAGCCCGTTATCTGGACGCGTGGTTCGACGCGCTCGGGCTGCGGGACGTGGTGCTGGTCGGGCACGACTGGGGCGGCGCCCTGGCCTTCGACTGGGCCGCGCGCCATCCGGACCGGGTGCGGGGCATCGCGTTCACCGAGACCATCGTCAAGCCGATGAGCTGGGAGGAGTTCCCGGAAGGGGGCCGGGAGCTGTTCCGGGCGATCAAGACGGCCGGCGTCGGCGAGGCCATGATCCTCGACGAGAACGCCTTCATCGAACAGGCTCTCCCCGCCGCCTCCGCGACCCCGCTCACCCCGGCCGACCTCGCCGTCTACCGCGAGCCGTACCCGACCCGGGAGAGCCGCCGCCCCCTCCTGCGCTGGGCCCGCTCGATGCCCCTGGGCGGCGAACCGGCCGACGTCGTCAGCAGGATCGAGGCGTACGACCGCTGGCTCAAGTCCAGCGCGGACGTACCGAAGTTGCTGCTCACGTTCGCGCCCGGGCCGGGGGCGATGATGCACGAGGGGGTCATCTCCTGGTGCGCGGCCAACATCGCCGGGCTGGAGACCGAGCACTCCGACGCCGTGGCCGGCCATCACACACCGGAGGACCGGCCGGAGGTGATCGCCGCGGCGATATCGGCGTGGGTGGAGCGCCACCAACTCGTCGCGGACACGGCATGA